From a single Rhodococcus qingshengii JCM 15477 genomic region:
- a CDS encoding alpha-(1->3)-arabinofuranosyltransferase, translated as MSSVDTAPSAEPLSKRWLFGASVVAFLLTFLQSPGLITADTKYDLTQNPFGFLERASHQWSSQAPLGQVQNQAYGYFFPHGPFFALGELANVPPWVTQRIWWALLLIAGFWGIIRVAEALGIGSRSSRVIAAVAFVLSPRVLTTLGSISSETLPMMLAPWVLLPVVLAFGPVRGKGVPGLPDHSRGLRRLAAQSALAVALMGSINAVATAAACLVAIIWWLSHKPNRTWLTFTAWWALFVALGTLWWIVPLLLLGKISPPFLDYIESAGVTTQWASLAEILRGTDSWTPFVSPERIAGAVLVTQPAAVVATGLVAAAGLAGLCMRSMPARGRLTLILFVGITGLAAGYVGELSSPVSESVRLFLDSAGAPLRNVHKLEPLVRLPLVLGLAHLLAKVPLPGSVPLARWRRAFAHPEREPMVALTSLILVALTLSTALAWTGKLAPRGAYPDVPSYWNEAAQWLEDNTSPGSEAERALVVPGAPFGSQVWGLTRDEPLQALASTPWAVRDSVPLTPPGAIRALDSVQRLIADGRPSDGLAQTLLGQGIHYLVMRNDLDGETSRSARPILVHQAVEGSPGIKRVAHFGEDDSPEPIEGLVADSDLRPGYPAIEIFEVTPPDGTPAVSGPYSVDLNQVPRVQGGPESSVRLHESGLVPGTGPMILAADAEAAGLPVDSVTVTDTPRDRETDFGQVDNHSSALRTPDDARRTYNLVPDYPVANTPLVEGRWSGASITVSSAASDATQLGGTSPSSSPASTVDGDPATGWFSNGIERALGQWLQIDFDTPISSGLLHLTTSAAAIGAPVKWLEVSTPNGSTAVKVERPGEPITVSIPGGTTPWVRITATHTENGSPGTQFGISELSVEDFSDRSAPKTVPIRFDTVLPNTPTGASVNAWNLSQEFPGRNACADSTDRVRCSNAFMAIPEEPSRFQRTLTVPENTVVAPTLTVRARQGNALEDLLSVPGRITASGSSDIGDTRGSAFAATDGDARTTWSAPQSTTEPGGPKPTLTLNLPEPTLVTGLDITRGLGTLPSLPTSVAVNLGNGPQVRELPEPSDDTPRTSRITLSPFVTDKIVLSITDWEPVLDQTALGFAQAQPTGLAEVGVIGADGTPIAGSGVQGSDSFDNRTVTVTCGDGPTISVAGQQFPTSITATATQLRTGAPVEARVCGLDASATLPAGQPEVVVEPGPAFSVDNLDLAAVGPSAAQRNTPLESTAWTANHRELTVTNSSADQLIVNPESTSIGWIATAPDGSELTPVVVNGWQQGWIVPAGTAGTVTIDFPSDRWYRLGIFGGLVLLIPLLFAALVPTRREPKPLTPPRPWRSVAAGWVGVLAAATVIGGGVGAAIAVVCSILGLAALRIFGPARTARILVGTAGVAAMIGITLLSTGPWRAPGGYVGDSFAIQFSMLVALVVTGLAALPFAGSPMWRRFSQRVTATRAGSSTKA; from the coding sequence GTGTCTTCGGTAGACACCGCCCCGTCGGCAGAGCCCCTGTCGAAGCGGTGGCTGTTCGGCGCCTCCGTCGTAGCGTTTCTTCTCACTTTTCTGCAATCGCCGGGTCTGATCACCGCTGACACCAAGTACGACCTGACGCAGAATCCGTTCGGTTTTCTCGAACGCGCCTCGCATCAGTGGAGTAGTCAGGCCCCGCTCGGCCAGGTTCAAAACCAGGCCTACGGATATTTCTTTCCGCACGGGCCGTTCTTCGCGCTCGGCGAGTTGGCGAACGTTCCGCCGTGGGTCACCCAGCGCATCTGGTGGGCGCTGCTTCTGATCGCAGGTTTCTGGGGCATCATCCGAGTTGCCGAGGCTCTCGGCATCGGCAGCCGTAGTTCGCGCGTGATCGCAGCGGTTGCCTTTGTTCTTTCTCCCCGCGTGCTGACCACGCTCGGTTCGATTTCCTCGGAAACCCTTCCGATGATGTTGGCGCCGTGGGTGTTGTTGCCGGTGGTTTTGGCCTTCGGCCCTGTGCGTGGAAAAGGAGTCCCTGGACTCCCTGACCACTCACGGGGGTTGAGGCGGTTGGCCGCACAATCCGCACTTGCCGTCGCACTCATGGGTTCGATCAACGCCGTCGCCACCGCCGCGGCCTGCCTGGTCGCGATCATCTGGTGGCTCTCGCACAAACCCAACCGAACATGGCTGACGTTCACCGCGTGGTGGGCGCTGTTCGTCGCTCTCGGCACCCTCTGGTGGATCGTGCCGCTACTTCTGCTCGGCAAGATCAGCCCACCGTTTCTCGACTACATCGAGTCCGCCGGTGTCACCACTCAGTGGGCATCGCTCGCCGAGATACTTCGCGGCACGGACAGTTGGACCCCGTTCGTCTCCCCCGAACGCATTGCCGGCGCCGTCCTGGTCACCCAACCCGCAGCAGTCGTCGCCACCGGCCTGGTTGCCGCCGCCGGCCTCGCCGGGCTCTGCATGCGGTCCATGCCTGCTCGCGGCCGGCTGACGCTCATCCTGTTCGTCGGTATCACCGGCCTGGCCGCGGGTTACGTGGGTGAACTCAGCTCGCCGGTGTCGGAGTCGGTGCGCCTGTTCCTCGACTCGGCAGGCGCGCCGCTGCGCAACGTCCACAAGCTCGAGCCGTTGGTCCGTCTGCCGCTGGTGCTCGGACTCGCACACCTGCTGGCCAAAGTGCCACTGCCGGGATCGGTTCCACTCGCCCGATGGCGCCGCGCGTTCGCCCATCCCGAGCGCGAACCGATGGTCGCGCTGACCAGCCTGATCCTCGTTGCCCTCACCCTCTCGACCGCCTTGGCCTGGACGGGAAAGCTCGCTCCCCGCGGTGCGTATCCGGACGTCCCCTCGTACTGGAACGAGGCGGCGCAGTGGCTCGAGGACAACACCTCCCCCGGGTCGGAAGCCGAACGTGCCCTCGTCGTCCCGGGAGCGCCCTTCGGCAGCCAAGTCTGGGGTCTGACGCGCGACGAACCGCTTCAGGCGTTGGCGAGTACGCCGTGGGCGGTGCGTGACTCGGTCCCGCTGACCCCTCCCGGCGCCATCCGAGCGCTCGATTCGGTGCAACGTCTCATCGCCGACGGACGTCCGTCGGACGGCCTCGCACAGACCTTGCTGGGGCAGGGCATCCACTACCTGGTGATGCGCAACGACCTCGACGGCGAAACGTCGCGCTCGGCCAGGCCGATACTCGTGCACCAGGCGGTCGAAGGCTCGCCGGGGATCAAGCGAGTCGCCCACTTCGGTGAAGACGACAGCCCCGAACCGATCGAAGGGCTGGTCGCGGACAGCGATCTGCGTCCCGGTTACCCAGCCATCGAGATCTTCGAGGTCACCCCGCCCGACGGCACCCCGGCGGTCAGCGGCCCGTACTCCGTCGACCTGAACCAGGTTCCGCGTGTACAAGGTGGGCCGGAATCGTCTGTGCGACTTCATGAAAGCGGGCTGGTTCCGGGGACCGGGCCGATGATTCTTGCCGCCGACGCCGAAGCTGCGGGACTGCCCGTCGATTCGGTCACCGTCACCGACACACCGCGCGATCGAGAAACCGATTTCGGTCAGGTCGACAACCACAGTTCCGCCCTGCGCACCCCCGACGACGCTCGTCGTACCTACAATCTGGTGCCCGACTACCCGGTTGCGAACACGCCTCTCGTGGAAGGCCGTTGGAGCGGAGCTTCGATCACCGTCTCCAGCGCCGCCTCGGATGCCACCCAGCTGGGCGGCACTTCACCGTCGAGCAGTCCCGCGTCGACGGTCGACGGCGATCCCGCCACCGGCTGGTTCAGCAACGGCATCGAACGAGCCCTGGGCCAGTGGTTGCAGATCGACTTCGACACACCGATTTCCAGCGGGTTGCTTCATCTGACCACCAGTGCCGCGGCAATCGGTGCTCCCGTCAAATGGCTCGAGGTCTCGACACCGAACGGCAGCACAGCGGTGAAGGTGGAGCGTCCCGGTGAGCCCATCACCGTCTCGATCCCGGGCGGCACCACTCCGTGGGTACGCATCACAGCGACTCACACCGAAAACGGATCGCCTGGAACACAGTTCGGCATCAGCGAACTCTCCGTCGAAGACTTCTCCGATCGCAGCGCACCGAAGACCGTACCGATCCGTTTCGACACGGTCCTGCCGAATACGCCGACGGGCGCATCCGTGAACGCCTGGAATCTGAGCCAGGAGTTCCCCGGTCGCAACGCGTGCGCGGACTCGACCGACCGCGTGCGGTGCAGCAATGCATTCATGGCGATACCCGAAGAGCCGAGCCGTTTCCAGCGCACGCTCACGGTGCCCGAAAACACAGTCGTTGCACCGACACTGACCGTCCGGGCGCGTCAGGGCAATGCCCTCGAAGATCTGCTTTCCGTCCCCGGCCGAATCACGGCTTCGGGTTCGAGCGACATCGGCGACACACGCGGATCTGCCTTCGCTGCCACCGACGGCGACGCACGCACCACGTGGTCGGCGCCGCAGAGCACCACAGAACCGGGCGGCCCGAAACCGACGCTGACTCTCAATCTTCCCGAGCCCACCCTGGTCACCGGCCTGGACATCACCCGGGGACTCGGCACCCTGCCGTCGCTGCCGACCAGCGTCGCGGTGAATCTCGGCAACGGGCCGCAGGTGCGAGAGCTGCCCGAACCCTCGGACGACACGCCTCGAACCAGTCGAATTACCCTCTCCCCCTTCGTCACCGACAAGATCGTCCTGAGCATCACCGATTGGGAACCGGTCCTCGATCAGACGGCGCTCGGCTTCGCCCAGGCGCAGCCCACCGGCCTCGCCGAGGTCGGCGTCATCGGTGCCGACGGAACCCCGATCGCCGGTTCGGGAGTGCAGGGCTCGGACTCATTCGACAACCGCACCGTCACCGTCACCTGTGGCGACGGCCCGACCATTTCGGTTGCCGGACAGCAATTCCCCACCTCGATCACGGCGACGGCGACGCAACTTCGGACCGGCGCACCCGTCGAGGCACGTGTGTGCGGTCTGGACGCTTCGGCGACTTTGCCGGCGGGACAGCCTGAAGTGGTCGTCGAACCAGGCCCCGCATTCTCGGTCGACAATCTCGACCTGGCGGCGGTCGGTCCTTCAGCCGCGCAGCGGAATACACCGCTCGAATCGACCGCGTGGACGGCGAATCACCGCGAACTCACCGTCACGAACTCGTCCGCCGATCAGCTGATCGTCAATCCCGAGAGCACCAGCATCGGTTGGATCGCCACGGCGCCGGACGGTTCCGAGCTGACGCCGGTGGTCGTGAACGGTTGGCAGCAGGGCTGGATCGTGCCGGCAGGCACCGCGGGAACCGTCACCATCGACTTCCCCAGCGACCGTTGGTACCGCCTCGGCATCTTCGGCGGGCTCGTGTTGCTGATCCCGCTGCTGTTCGCGGCTCTTGTCCCCACTCGCCGAGAGCCCAAGCCCCTCACACCACCCCGACCGTGGCGCAGCGTCGCGGCAGGATGGGTGGGCGTACTCGCGGCGGCCACCGTCATCGGCGGCGGAGTGGGAGCGGCGATCGCAGTTGTGTGCTCGATCCTCGGACTTGCCGCGCTGCGAATCTTCGGCCCGGCGCGGACCGCACGCATTCTCGTCGGCACCGCCGGCGTGGCCGCGATGATCGGCATCACGCTGCTCTCGACCGGACCGTGGCGGGCACCGGGCGGCTACGTGGGCGACTCGTTCGCGATTCAGTTCTCGATGTTGGTGGCCTTGGTCGTGACCGGGTTGGCCGCGTTGCCCTTTGCCGGTTCACCGATGTGGCGACGCTTCTCCCAGCGCGTCACCGCGACGCGCGCCGGTTCCTCCACCAAGGCGTAA
- a CDS encoding DUF2613 domain-containing protein, protein MTKFLVPGVASAVIGAVLGAGVIFGVTAAASDNTRPEIDRSGNADSSVLNQVEYGSR, encoded by the coding sequence ATGACGAAGTTCCTTGTCCCCGGTGTGGCCAGCGCTGTCATCGGTGCCGTTCTGGGTGCCGGCGTCATCTTCGGTGTCACGGCCGCCGCGTCGGACAACACTCGTCCCGAGATCGACCGCAGCGGAAACGCAGATTCTTCCGTGCTGAACCAGGTTGAGTACGGCAGCCGCTGA
- a CDS encoding isochorismate synthase: MDGFVLSRPDHSVVTRGVQRSFDSSDAATHALSAGTTKLIVGALPFDPAAATALYEPAEATIASRPWQPRDPQALPTTRVDREIPSSSEHLRRVEKLIGRLRSGEIDKVVAARTVELRTQTPISPTALAARMAALNPVANTFAVDLSAAGAEFAGHSLVGATPEVLVSRRGRVVTCRPLAGTTKRSADADQDREAGESLLHSTKNLAEHAFVTSWIREVLQPMCSDLSVPATPELTNTHEVWHLASPIRGTLRNDTTALDLAIALHPTPALCGTPTDAALKVIRETEEPRRFYGGAVGWCDEAGDGDWVVAIRCAEIGADGFTAWASAGGGIVAESDPQDELDETSTKLRTLLTALGAETLD; encoded by the coding sequence ATGGACGGTTTTGTTCTCTCGCGCCCCGATCACAGCGTGGTCACCCGCGGCGTACAACGCAGCTTCGACAGCTCCGACGCGGCCACCCACGCTCTGTCGGCAGGTACGACAAAGCTGATCGTCGGAGCGCTCCCCTTCGACCCGGCTGCCGCAACGGCGTTGTACGAACCCGCCGAGGCGACGATCGCGTCGCGGCCGTGGCAACCGCGCGATCCCCAGGCCCTGCCCACGACCCGGGTTGACCGGGAGATCCCGTCGTCGTCGGAGCATCTTCGTCGAGTGGAAAAGTTGATCGGACGCCTCCGCAGTGGAGAGATCGACAAGGTTGTCGCGGCTCGCACTGTGGAACTTCGCACGCAGACCCCGATCTCCCCAACCGCGCTCGCCGCACGCATGGCGGCGCTCAATCCCGTCGCCAACACCTTTGCCGTCGACCTCTCTGCTGCGGGAGCCGAATTCGCGGGCCACAGCCTGGTCGGCGCGACGCCCGAAGTATTGGTCAGTCGACGCGGGCGCGTCGTGACGTGTCGCCCGTTGGCCGGGACCACCAAGCGATCCGCCGACGCCGATCAAGACCGCGAGGCAGGCGAAAGCCTTCTGCATTCGACGAAGAATCTGGCCGAGCACGCCTTCGTGACGTCGTGGATCCGCGAGGTCCTGCAACCGATGTGCAGTGATCTGTCGGTGCCGGCAACTCCCGAACTGACCAATACTCACGAGGTCTGGCACTTGGCCAGCCCGATCCGCGGCACGCTGCGAAACGACACTACTGCGCTCGACCTCGCCATCGCGCTGCATCCGACGCCCGCGCTGTGCGGAACACCCACTGACGCGGCACTGAAGGTCATCCGCGAGACCGAGGAACCTCGGCGTTTCTACGGCGGCGCCGTGGGATGGTGCGACGAGGCCGGTGACGGCGATTGGGTGGTTGCCATCCGCTGCGCCGAGATCGGTGCAGACGGCTTCACTGCCTGGGCCAGCGCGGGTGGCGGAATCGTCGCCGAATCGGATCCGCAGGACGAACTCGACGAGACGTCCACGAAACTGCGCACTCTGTTGACCGCGCTTGGTGCCGAAACCCTCGACTGA
- a CDS encoding universal stress protein, with protein sequence MPQGLMLIAYDGSDNAKRAVDYAGRFLSANRAVLVTAWEPMVRQAARMSGLSGVMQPEWVPDDDVEDIAYTDAKVTLAEGVALAEAAGLTVEGRSAECRSAIWSAIVETADELDVDIIVTGTRGTTGLRSLLQSSVADHVLRHSHRPVLIVPPGK encoded by the coding sequence ATGCCACAAGGTCTGATGCTCATCGCGTACGACGGTTCCGACAACGCCAAGCGTGCAGTCGACTATGCGGGGCGTTTCCTCTCCGCCAATCGTGCTGTTCTCGTCACTGCCTGGGAGCCCATGGTTCGCCAGGCCGCTCGCATGTCCGGCCTGTCCGGGGTGATGCAACCGGAGTGGGTTCCCGACGACGACGTCGAGGACATCGCGTACACCGACGCCAAAGTCACCCTCGCCGAGGGCGTCGCACTGGCCGAGGCCGCAGGCCTGACCGTCGAAGGTAGAAGCGCCGAGTGCCGATCCGCGATCTGGTCTGCAATCGTCGAAACCGCAGACGAATTGGACGTCGACATCATCGTGACCGGCACCCGCGGCACCACGGGTTTGCGGTCGCTACTGCAGAGCAGCGTCGCGGATCATGTTCTGCGTCACAGTCATCGGCCGGTGTTGATCGTCCCTCCGGGGAAGTGA
- a CDS encoding glycoside hydrolase family 3 N-terminal domain-containing protein: MRIKFLKAATTIALCGGLVAGCSGENGTADPVSSAPTSTSTEITSTPAASSSAPVAASCGSDLLASLSLRQKLAQLLNVGVTGTDDAVSIVQNEEIGGIFVGSWTDQSMLTNREVPQVASASKLPLMVTIDEEGGRVSRVADILGPDPSARETAQTMTVEQTYQMALERGRGLKDLGITVNYAPDVDVSSQPDDSVIGDRSYSDDPQTVVAYAGAYAQGMRDAGIFPVIKHFPGHGSASGDSHRGEVTTPPLQDLIASDLIPFRELSGTGVGVMMGHLEVPGLTEPGTPASISPAAVALLRDGVGYGAAPFTGPVFTDDLSGMQAITDRYDIADAVQAALVAGVDQALWLTTDDVPRVLDHLEQAVASGELPQTRVDQAVVTVAAAKGAVTC; this comes from the coding sequence ATGCGGATCAAGTTTCTGAAGGCTGCGACGACCATTGCTTTGTGCGGAGGGTTGGTTGCGGGATGCTCGGGCGAAAACGGGACCGCCGATCCGGTTTCGAGCGCCCCGACCAGCACCAGCACCGAGATCACGTCGACGCCTGCGGCATCGAGCTCCGCACCCGTCGCCGCGTCGTGCGGTAGTGACCTTCTAGCCTCGCTGTCCTTGCGTCAGAAACTTGCCCAGCTGCTCAACGTCGGCGTCACCGGGACCGACGACGCAGTGTCGATAGTGCAGAACGAGGAGATCGGCGGCATATTCGTCGGAAGTTGGACCGATCAGTCGATGCTCACCAATCGTGAAGTGCCGCAGGTTGCTTCGGCGTCGAAGTTGCCGTTGATGGTGACGATCGACGAAGAAGGTGGACGAGTTTCCCGCGTCGCGGACATCCTCGGGCCCGATCCGTCGGCCAGGGAAACGGCGCAGACCATGACAGTGGAACAGACGTACCAGATGGCACTCGAGCGTGGACGCGGTTTGAAGGATCTCGGGATCACCGTCAACTACGCCCCCGACGTCGACGTCAGCAGCCAACCCGACGACTCCGTGATCGGGGACCGCTCGTACTCCGACGACCCCCAGACCGTGGTTGCCTACGCCGGTGCGTACGCGCAGGGCATGCGCGATGCCGGAATCTTCCCGGTGATCAAGCACTTTCCCGGGCATGGCAGCGCGTCGGGTGACTCGCACCGGGGCGAGGTGACCACGCCGCCGCTACAGGATCTGATCGCGTCGGACCTGATTCCCTTCCGTGAGCTGTCGGGAACCGGAGTCGGCGTCATGATGGGTCACCTCGAGGTTCCCGGTCTGACCGAGCCCGGTACCCCTGCCAGCATCAGCCCCGCAGCCGTTGCGTTGCTTCGCGACGGAGTGGGTTACGGCGCAGCGCCGTTCACCGGCCCGGTGTTCACCGACGACCTCAGCGGCATGCAGGCGATCACCGACCGATACGATATTGCCGACGCGGTTCAGGCTGCGCTGGTGGCTGGAGTCGATCAGGCATTGTGGCTGACAACCGACGACGTTCCGCGGGTTCTCGATCATCTCGAGCAGGCCGTCGCGTCGGGTGAGCTTCCGCAGACGCGGGTCGATCAGGCCGTGGTCACAGTTGCCGCTGCCAAAGGTGCCGTGACCTGCTGA
- a CDS encoding TetR/AcrR family transcriptional regulator codes for MAGGTKRLPRAVREQQMLDAAVDVFSDRGFHETSMDTIAAKAEISKPMLYLYYGSKEELFAACIHREGLRFLEALAPAGAPNLTPREQLRAALEGFLGFVGANRKSWMVLYRQAVGQQAFAGTVQSSRDRLIELTAHLLESSTKDPDAAHDYGIIAIALVGAGEAVADRVAGGEIEVDAAADLLESLAWRGLSGKKKSE; via the coding sequence ATGGCCGGCGGTACCAAGCGACTGCCACGCGCAGTGCGTGAGCAGCAGATGCTCGACGCGGCTGTGGACGTGTTCTCCGACAGGGGGTTTCACGAAACTTCGATGGACACCATCGCAGCCAAGGCCGAGATCTCGAAGCCGATGCTGTACCTGTACTACGGCTCGAAGGAAGAGTTGTTCGCGGCGTGCATTCATCGTGAAGGGCTCCGCTTCCTCGAGGCCCTCGCCCCGGCCGGCGCGCCGAACCTGACTCCGCGTGAACAATTGCGCGCCGCTCTCGAGGGCTTCCTCGGGTTCGTGGGCGCAAACCGCAAGTCGTGGATGGTGCTCTACCGTCAGGCCGTCGGGCAGCAGGCTTTTGCGGGCACCGTGCAGTCCAGTCGCGATCGGTTGATCGAGTTGACCGCGCATCTGCTCGAGTCCAGCACCAAGGATCCTGATGCCGCGCACGATTACGGGATCATTGCCATCGCGCTCGTCGGCGCCGGTGAGGCGGTAGCGGACCGGGTTGCGGGTGGGGAAATCGAAGTGGATGCCGCAGCGGATCTACTCGAATCCCTCGCGTGGCGCGGTCTGTCGGGCAAGAAGAAGTCCGAATAG
- a CDS encoding MaoC/PaaZ C-terminal domain-containing protein, whose amino-acid sequence MATKTVALTEQPKTLDIYSRAVLGLLPWNKSNSRSVPQQTFTLTGLKVDTDNLAAYCRVTGLRFGDTLPITYPFTLAFPTVMKLMVSKDFPFAAVGSVHAENVIESLRPISVSEPLDLSVHAENLREHRKGLLIDVITEIRVGRELVWRQTSSFLNQQKTSLSGQPGPEPKADEVPPMPMSTIRVDQTTISKYAAVSGDRNPIHVSSLGAKAFGFPKTIAHGMWSAAAVLRTVEGSVADKVTYSVRFGKPILLPATLNAYADRTDDGWDLSLRHPKKGYPHVTATLR is encoded by the coding sequence ATGGCAACAAAGACCGTCGCGCTCACCGAGCAGCCGAAGACCCTCGACATCTACTCCCGCGCGGTACTGGGATTGTTGCCGTGGAACAAGTCCAACTCGCGCTCGGTGCCACAGCAGACCTTCACCCTCACCGGATTGAAGGTCGACACCGACAATCTGGCGGCGTACTGCCGCGTGACCGGACTGCGGTTCGGCGACACTCTGCCGATCACGTACCCCTTCACCTTGGCCTTCCCTACCGTGATGAAGCTGATGGTGTCGAAGGACTTCCCCTTCGCCGCCGTCGGCTCCGTTCACGCCGAGAACGTCATCGAATCACTGCGGCCCATCTCCGTCAGCGAACCGCTTGACCTCTCGGTGCATGCCGAGAACCTGCGTGAGCACCGCAAGGGCCTGCTGATCGACGTGATCACCGAAATTCGGGTGGGACGGGAACTGGTCTGGCGACAGACCTCGAGCTTCCTGAACCAGCAGAAGACCTCCCTGTCCGGCCAGCCCGGTCCGGAGCCCAAGGCCGACGAGGTCCCCCCGATGCCGATGAGCACCATCCGCGTCGACCAGACCACGATCAGCAAGTACGCCGCTGTCTCCGGCGACCGTAATCCGATTCACGTCTCGTCTCTGGGCGCGAAGGCTTTCGGTTTCCCGAAGACCATTGCTCACGGAATGTGGAGTGCCGCGGCAGTTCTGCGGACCGTCGAGGGGTCCGTCGCGGACAAGGTCACGTACAGCGTGCGTTTCGGGAAGCCGATTCTGCTACCGGCGACGCTGAATGCCTACGCTGATCGCACCGACGACGGCTGGGATCTGTCACTGCGCCACCCGAAGAAGGGTTACCCGCACGTCACTGCGACGCTGCGCTGA
- a CDS encoding 3-oxoacyl-ACP reductase has translation MAASKGAPDLYSQFLSSAPGAFIASKAGLPRPENLRRYKAGEPALAGPVLIGGKGRLAEPLRVLLSDYPAAQAHDSSFGGLVFDATGITQVSELEQLFEFFQPVIRNLAPSARVVVLGTTPEETSSVDEHVAQRALEGFTRSVGKEIKRGSTAQLVYVSPKASTGLSGVESTLRFLLSAKSAFVDGQVIVVGAEDSVAPASWDKPLEGKVAVVTGAARGIGATIAEVLARDGAHVVCADIPAAGEALSETANKVGGTSLALDVTAADAAEVLAAHLLERHGGADIIVHNAGITRDKTLANMDEGRWNMVMNVNLLAPQKITEHLVEKGALKEGGRVVDVSSIAGIAGNRGQTNYGTSKAGVIGLVHAEAPVLAKKNITINAVAPGFIETAMTAAIPFATREAGRRMSSLLQGGETVDVAETVAYFASPASNAVTGQVVRVCGQSLLGA, from the coding sequence GTGGCAGCCAGCAAGGGAGCTCCCGACCTCTATTCACAGTTCCTCTCGTCCGCCCCCGGCGCATTCATCGCGTCGAAGGCCGGCCTGCCCAGGCCCGAGAACCTGCGTCGCTACAAAGCAGGGGAACCCGCACTCGCCGGACCTGTCCTCATCGGCGGCAAGGGTCGGCTCGCAGAACCACTTCGCGTACTGCTCTCCGACTACCCGGCGGCTCAGGCACACGACAGCAGCTTCGGTGGACTCGTGTTCGACGCCACCGGAATCACTCAGGTCAGCGAGCTCGAGCAGCTGTTCGAGTTCTTCCAGCCCGTGATCCGCAACCTCGCACCGTCGGCTCGCGTCGTCGTTCTCGGCACGACGCCGGAAGAAACGTCGAGCGTCGACGAGCATGTCGCGCAGCGCGCTCTGGAAGGCTTCACCCGCAGCGTCGGCAAGGAGATCAAGCGCGGCTCCACCGCTCAGCTGGTCTACGTCTCCCCCAAGGCATCCACCGGACTCTCCGGCGTGGAATCGACTCTGCGCTTTCTCCTTTCGGCAAAGTCCGCCTTCGTCGACGGCCAGGTCATCGTCGTCGGCGCTGAAGATTCCGTCGCGCCCGCAAGCTGGGACAAGCCGCTCGAAGGCAAGGTTGCCGTCGTCACCGGCGCAGCCCGCGGTATCGGCGCCACCATCGCCGAGGTCCTGGCCCGCGACGGCGCGCACGTCGTCTGCGCTGACATCCCGGCCGCCGGCGAAGCGCTGTCCGAGACCGCGAACAAGGTCGGCGGCACGTCCCTCGCCCTCGACGTCACGGCAGCCGACGCAGCCGAGGTCCTCGCAGCTCACCTCCTCGAGCGTCACGGTGGAGCGGACATCATCGTCCACAACGCCGGCATCACCCGCGACAAGACCCTCGCCAACATGGACGAGGGCCGCTGGAACATGGTCATGAACGTCAATCTTCTTGCACCGCAGAAGATCACCGAGCACCTCGTCGAGAAGGGCGCCCTCAAGGAAGGCGGCCGCGTCGTCGACGTCTCCTCCATCGCCGGCATCGCGGGCAACCGCGGCCAGACCAACTACGGCACCTCCAAGGCCGGCGTCATCGGCCTCGTACACGCCGAAGCTCCCGTCCTGGCGAAGAAGAACATCACCATCAACGCCGTCGCACCGGGCTTCATCGAGACCGCCATGACCGCAGCCATCCCCTTCGCCACCCGCGAAGCCGGCCGCCGCATGAGCTCGCTCCTGCAGGGCGGCGAGACCGTCGACGTCGCCGAGACCGTCGCATACTTCGCCAGCCCGGCCTCCAATGCCGTTACGGGACAGGTCGTTCGCGTCTGCGGCCAGAGCCTCCTGGGCGCATGA